In the Duncaniella freteri genome, one interval contains:
- a CDS encoding fumarate hydratase, which yields MATKPFKYQEMFPLGPDTTEYYKLTSDYVKVENWGGHEFLVVDPQALTVLARACTHDNAFMLRREHNEMVAKILNDPEASENDKFVALTMLRNAEVSAKGQLPFCQDTGTAICHGEKGQRVFTGCNDEERISEGVYITYTTDNLRYSQNAPLTMYDEVNTGCNLPAQIDIHASEGDEYKFLFVAKGGGSANKTYLYQETKAILNPKTLIPFLVEKMKSLGTAACPPYHIAIVVGGTSAEKNLEVVKKASVKYLDALPDHGNELGHAFRDRELEKQLKAEAENLGLGAQFGGKYFAHDIRVIRLPRHGASCPVGIGVSCSADRNIKAKINREGLWIEKLDSNPGELIPEEYRKQGEGAVVRIDLNRPMKEILEELTKYPVATRLSLNGTIIVGRDIAHAKIKERLDKGEPMPQYLKDHPIYYAGPAKTPEGMPSGSFGPTTAGRMDSYVDQFQEAGGSMVMIAKGNRSKQVTDACHKHGGFYLGSIGGPAAILAQNSIKKVELLEYPELGMEAIWKIEVEDFPAFILVDDKGNDFFTEISEKCKGCALGK from the coding sequence ATGGCTACAAAACCATTCAAATATCAGGAAATGTTCCCATTAGGACCTGATACCACCGAGTACTACAAGCTCACATCCGACTATGTGAAAGTTGAGAACTGGGGCGGACACGAATTTCTCGTTGTAGACCCTCAGGCTCTCACCGTTTTAGCTCGTGCCTGTACCCACGACAACGCATTCATGCTCCGTCGTGAACATAATGAGATGGTCGCTAAGATCCTCAATGATCCCGAAGCCTCTGAGAACGACAAATTTGTAGCCCTCACCATGCTCCGGAATGCTGAAGTTTCAGCCAAGGGTCAGCTTCCATTCTGCCAGGACACAGGCACAGCCATCTGCCACGGAGAGAAAGGACAGCGCGTATTCACCGGATGCAATGACGAAGAGCGTATCTCAGAAGGTGTATACATCACATATACAACCGACAATCTCCGCTACTCACAAAATGCCCCTCTCACCATGTATGACGAGGTAAATACAGGATGTAATCTTCCGGCTCAGATCGACATTCATGCCTCTGAGGGTGACGAATACAAGTTCCTGTTTGTTGCCAAGGGTGGAGGTTCAGCCAACAAGACTTATCTCTATCAGGAGACCAAAGCCATCCTCAATCCCAAGACACTCATCCCATTCCTCGTGGAGAAGATGAAGAGCCTTGGCACCGCAGCCTGTCCCCCCTACCATATAGCAATTGTAGTAGGCGGAACATCAGCAGAAAAGAATCTTGAAGTAGTCAAGAAAGCATCCGTTAAATATCTCGACGCACTCCCTGACCACGGCAATGAGCTCGGACATGCATTCCGCGACCGCGAACTTGAAAAACAACTGAAGGCTGAGGCTGAGAATCTTGGACTCGGCGCACAGTTCGGCGGTAAATATTTCGCCCATGACATCCGTGTGATACGCCTACCGCGCCATGGTGCATCATGCCCTGTAGGTATCGGTGTGTCATGTTCAGCTGACCGCAATATCAAGGCAAAGATCAACCGCGAGGGACTCTGGATAGAAAAACTCGATTCAAATCCCGGCGAACTTATACCGGAAGAATACCGCAAACAAGGTGAAGGGGCTGTGGTAAGAATCGATCTCAACCGCCCGATGAAAGAGATACTTGAGGAACTCACCAAATATCCGGTAGCCACACGCCTGTCACTCAACGGCACTATAATCGTAGGTCGCGACATCGCACATGCCAAGATCAAGGAGCGTCTTGACAAAGGCGAACCCATGCCTCAGTACCTCAAGGATCACCCCATATACTATGCCGGTCCTGCCAAGACACCGGAAGGAATGCCCTCAGGATCATTCGGACCTACGACTGCCGGACGCATGGACTCATACGTCGACCAGTTCCAGGAAGCAGGAGGCTCTATGGTCATGATCGCCAAGGGCAACCGCAGCAAGCAGGTCACCGATGCCTGCCACAAGCATGGAGGCTTCTATCTCGGATCCATAGGTGGTCCGGCTGCTATCCTTGCTCAGAACAGCATCAAGAAAGTAGAACTGCTCGAATATCCTGAACTCGGCATGGAGGCAATCTGGAAGATCGAGGTAGAGGACTTCCCGGCATTTATTCTTGTTGACGACAAGGGCAACGATTTCTTCACCGAAATTTCGGAGAAGTGCAAGGGTTGCGCATTAGGGAAATAA
- a CDS encoding endonuclease MutS2: MIFPDKIEEKIGFDGVRAQISKRCHCQGAHDLCAEMSMMTDFQSIRAALQATAEMSSALHSDETVPLAGLHDIDTPLSLIRVPGTFLETKELLKVRRMLQCFAEVSSFFSRHSTDEGHTPYPRLTSLSEGLNDISPDISRSIDKVIDETTSSIKDNASPALADIRSRLRGMSGRVNSILRRVLSNAISQGLLEPDTVPSMREGRLVIPVPPMHKRQIQGIVHDESASGKTVFIEPAEVVEANNLTRKLQMEEHREIIRILTTIADSLRPSIPQITEAAKIIYHLDFIQAKALYADAVGGLMPHLHDREELEWYHACHPGLKLSLEKHGREIVPIDVTLTSKQRILVISGPNAGGKSVCLKTVGTLQYMAQCGILPPVYENSHFGVFNDIFVDIGDDQSLEDDLSTYSSHLRNMKFMLQRGRKSTLFLIDEMGSGTEPQIGGALAQAILAQMNAEGLWGIVTTHYQNLKQMADDTPGLVNGSMLYDRQLMQPLFKLSIGNPGSSFAVEIARKIGLPKDIIDSAEQIVGSDYINLDKYLLDITRDKRYWENKRADIRRKEKMLDEKLERYTDDAETLRARRREILDGAKAEAKRILESSNAAIERTIAEIKKANAERELTLEARRRLKEERLALESNTDGQENSVLARAPKKKKTKHSIHSSTSSGITRQVEAGCNVKLDGQGTVGTVLEVSGKNAIVAFGNIKTTVKTERLTVTDAKPKEPKKSGISMATIDAGHQRQLQFKHEIDVRGFRADEAVQAVTYFIDDAIRFNAPRVRILHGTGTGVLRQVIRDYLSTVPGVMSSRDEDVRFGGAGITVVELQ, from the coding sequence ATGATATTTCCAGATAAAATAGAAGAAAAAATAGGGTTTGACGGCGTAAGGGCACAGATATCAAAACGATGCCATTGCCAAGGAGCACACGACCTGTGTGCGGAGATGTCTATGATGACTGATTTCCAGTCGATAAGAGCAGCTCTTCAAGCCACAGCAGAAATGTCGTCCGCCCTCCATTCCGATGAGACAGTCCCCCTCGCAGGACTGCACGATATAGACACACCCCTCTCACTTATAAGGGTCCCAGGAACATTCCTTGAAACAAAAGAGCTGTTGAAGGTGCGTCGTATGCTTCAGTGCTTCGCTGAAGTATCATCATTTTTCTCTCGTCACTCCACAGATGAAGGGCACACCCCCTACCCTCGCCTCACAAGTCTGTCGGAAGGACTGAACGATATTTCGCCTGACATATCCCGAAGCATCGATAAAGTAATCGACGAGACCACATCTTCAATCAAAGACAATGCATCCCCGGCTCTCGCAGATATACGAAGCCGGCTGCGAGGGATGTCAGGACGTGTCAACTCGATACTCCGCAGAGTGCTTTCAAATGCCATCTCACAAGGACTGCTTGAGCCTGACACCGTACCATCGATGCGAGAGGGACGACTCGTAATTCCGGTGCCTCCCATGCACAAACGCCAGATCCAAGGCATAGTGCATGACGAATCCGCGTCAGGCAAGACTGTATTCATCGAGCCTGCGGAAGTCGTAGAGGCAAACAATCTCACACGCAAACTCCAGATGGAAGAGCATCGTGAGATAATAAGAATCCTCACCACAATTGCTGATTCACTACGTCCATCCATACCTCAGATCACTGAGGCGGCAAAGATAATATACCATCTCGACTTCATTCAGGCAAAAGCCCTTTATGCCGATGCCGTGGGCGGACTCATGCCACATCTCCACGATCGAGAGGAACTGGAATGGTATCATGCATGCCACCCGGGACTAAAACTTTCACTTGAAAAACATGGACGAGAGATAGTACCTATAGATGTGACTCTTACATCCAAACAGAGGATACTTGTCATATCCGGTCCAAATGCAGGTGGCAAGTCTGTATGCCTTAAGACTGTAGGGACACTTCAATACATGGCTCAGTGCGGCATACTCCCGCCTGTCTATGAGAACTCCCATTTCGGAGTGTTCAATGACATATTCGTAGACATAGGTGACGATCAGTCGCTTGAGGATGACCTGTCGACCTACAGCTCCCATCTGCGCAATATGAAATTCATGTTGCAGCGCGGACGCAAAAGCACTCTTTTCCTGATTGACGAGATGGGATCAGGCACCGAGCCACAGATAGGCGGTGCACTCGCACAGGCAATACTCGCACAAATGAATGCCGAGGGCTTATGGGGCATAGTGACCACCCACTATCAGAACCTCAAACAGATGGCCGACGACACACCCGGCCTCGTAAATGGATCTATGCTATATGACCGCCAGCTTATGCAACCGCTATTCAAGCTTTCAATAGGAAATCCGGGCAGTTCTTTTGCTGTGGAGATTGCCCGCAAAATAGGATTGCCTAAAGATATCATAGACTCTGCCGAACAGATAGTAGGAAGCGACTATATCAACCTCGACAAATATCTTCTCGACATAACCCGCGACAAAAGATATTGGGAAAACAAACGAGCTGACATACGCCGAAAAGAAAAAATGCTTGATGAAAAGCTCGAAAGATACACCGACGATGCAGAGACTCTTAGGGCACGCCGCCGGGAAATCCTGGATGGGGCAAAAGCCGAAGCGAAAAGAATACTCGAATCCTCCAATGCCGCCATCGAACGCACAATAGCCGAGATAAAAAAGGCAAATGCAGAACGTGAACTCACACTTGAGGCTCGACGCCGGCTCAAAGAGGAGCGTCTTGCACTTGAAAGCAACACTGACGGACAAGAGAACTCTGTGCTCGCACGTGCACCAAAAAAGAAAAAGACCAAACACTCCATACATTCATCGACATCCTCAGGAATCACACGTCAGGTAGAGGCAGGATGCAATGTGAAGCTTGACGGACAAGGAACTGTAGGAACTGTTCTTGAAGTGAGCGGAAAAAACGCGATAGTTGCTTTCGGAAACATAAAGACAACTGTAAAAACTGAGCGGCTTACAGTAACAGACGCCAAGCCTAAAGAGCCAAAGAAGAGCGGCATAAGCATGGCAACAATCGATGCCGGACATCAGAGGCAACTGCAATTCAAACATGAAATAGATGTGAGAGGATTCAGGGCTGACGAGGCAGTACAAGCTGTCACATATTTTATTGACGATGCCATACGCTTCAACGCCCCGAGAGTACGCATACTTCACGGAACAGGCACAGGTGTGCTCCGTCAGGTGATACGCGACTATCTCTCCACCGTGCCGGGAGTAATGTCATCACGTGATGAGGATGTACGTTTCGGAGGAGCCGGAATCACTGTAGTGGAACTTCAATAA
- a CDS encoding sensor histidine kinase: MKTKKDSALAFDLFFCLVFMPLIIVLGPAWYWITSWPLFCVLVFGFFYACYFVITRIHVPDMLLAKNYRLIAWVFGVLVIVNYLLSWYPLPQMEFVTPAMSEYQTQVRDYSVSLSLWMMFSLVLGYSVTTSLVKGLYEQLLLKRRIENERDKAELAMFRAQISPHFMFNTLNTLYSLVIGTSQKAEDAFIKFTEILKYTYVTIENEKVALDDEVAYIQNYIDLQNIRLNSHTRVDWRHDIEDGKVMIPPMIFLTFVENAFKYGASTSRDCMVEISLSVHKGVLLFETRNRLMKHADEFRTEEPVGIENCRARLSALYPGRFSLDTEEKDGVYHVALRISLKR; this comes from the coding sequence ATGAAAACAAAGAAGGATTCGGCATTGGCATTCGACCTGTTTTTTTGTCTGGTATTTATGCCACTGATAATTGTACTTGGTCCGGCGTGGTATTGGATCACGTCATGGCCGTTGTTTTGTGTGCTTGTGTTCGGATTCTTTTATGCATGTTATTTTGTGATAACACGAATCCATGTCCCAGATATGCTTCTGGCAAAGAATTACAGACTGATTGCATGGGTGTTCGGTGTGCTTGTGATTGTCAATTATCTATTGTCGTGGTATCCGTTGCCGCAAATGGAGTTTGTTACCCCGGCTATGAGCGAATATCAGACTCAAGTCAGGGACTATAGTGTGTCGTTGAGTCTTTGGATGATGTTCTCGCTTGTTCTGGGTTATTCAGTGACGACATCTCTTGTCAAAGGTTTATATGAACAGCTACTTCTTAAACGTAGGATAGAGAATGAGCGTGACAAGGCTGAGTTAGCGATGTTTAGGGCTCAGATAAGCCCTCATTTTATGTTCAATACCCTCAATACTTTGTATAGCCTTGTGATAGGCACCTCACAGAAAGCTGAGGATGCATTCATAAAATTTACCGAGATATTGAAATACACTTATGTCACCATCGAGAATGAAAAGGTCGCTCTTGATGATGAGGTGGCATATATCCAGAATTATATAGATCTACAGAACATAAGATTGAATTCTCATACGCGAGTGGACTGGCGACATGATATCGAGGATGGCAAGGTGATGATACCGCCAATGATTTTTCTTACCTTTGTTGAGAATGCTTTCAAATATGGCGCGTCCACAAGTCGGGATTGCATGGTGGAGATAAGTTTGTCGGTGCATAAAGGAGTCCTGTTGTTCGAGACCAGAAACCGGTTGATGAAACATGCCGACGAATTTCGCACCGAAGAGCCGGTGGGGATTGAGAACTGCCGTGCTCGTCTGTCGGCACTTTATCCAGGACGGTTCAGCCTTGATACAGAGGAGAAGGATGGTGTTTATCATGTGGCTCTGAGGATCAGCCTTAAACGTTGA
- a CDS encoding LytR/AlgR family response regulator transcription factor has translation MENNIRCIAIDDEPLALEVIRKFCDRLGFLSLSVYSDPEEGLEHILSSKPDLVFLDIEMENVTGLSIASRLPDETCFIFTTAYLNYALDGFNLDAVDYLHKPFSFERFKTAVEKATRRIGYQRSSSSSQAVQRMIVVKQEYNNVNIPLDDILYIEAMEGYCKIFRVSGGYVLSRLLLKNIAAMLPADEFQRIHRSYIVSKSKIDSYTKQSVRLTSGAILPVGRLYRS, from the coding sequence ATGGAGAATAACATAAGATGTATAGCTATTGATGATGAGCCGTTGGCATTGGAGGTGATAAGAAAATTCTGTGATCGATTGGGATTTTTGAGTTTGTCCGTTTACTCCGATCCTGAAGAAGGTCTTGAACATATACTGAGTTCAAAGCCAGACCTCGTATTTCTTGATATTGAGATGGAGAATGTGACCGGTCTGTCCATAGCATCGAGATTGCCTGACGAGACATGTTTCATTTTCACTACGGCATATCTCAACTACGCACTTGATGGTTTCAATCTTGATGCAGTCGATTATCTCCACAAGCCTTTTTCATTTGAGCGTTTTAAGACAGCTGTCGAAAAGGCTACGAGGCGAATCGGGTATCAGCGGTCTTCATCATCCTCTCAGGCAGTTCAGAGGATGATAGTAGTAAAGCAGGAATATAATAATGTAAACATCCCTCTTGATGATATACTGTATATAGAGGCCATGGAGGGGTATTGCAAGATATTCCGTGTTTCGGGTGGATATGTGCTTTCGCGTTTGCTGCTTAAGAATATTGCTGCAATGCTTCCTGCGGATGAATTCCAAAGGATACACCGCTCATATATAGTATCTAAATCAAAGATTGACAGCTACACCAAGCAATCTGTGAGATTGACGTCAGGAGCCATTCTTCCTGTCGGACGTCTTTACAGGAGTTAG
- a CDS encoding superoxide dismutase yields MIYELPELPYSSDALAPIISRETIEYHYGKHERTYIDNLNRLIKDTEYEDMELEDIIRSASGPLFNNASQAWNHIFYFFSFSPDGNHEPEGHLKKAIEEQFGSVEDFKKEFEAAGVSVFGSGWVWLSKDKDGKLFITKASNAENPMTQGLTPLLTFDVWEHAYYIDYRNRRADALKELWKIVDWDIVASRYI; encoded by the coding sequence ATGATTTACGAACTTCCCGAACTACCCTATTCAAGCGATGCGCTTGCCCCGATCATATCTCGCGAAACCATAGAATATCATTATGGTAAACATGAGCGCACCTATATTGATAATCTCAACCGTCTTATAAAAGATACGGAATACGAGGATATGGAATTAGAGGACATTATCAGGTCCGCTTCCGGTCCATTGTTCAACAACGCGTCCCAGGCGTGGAACCATATATTTTATTTCTTCTCGTTCTCTCCTGACGGCAATCATGAACCGGAAGGCCACCTCAAAAAAGCAATTGAAGAGCAATTCGGGTCAGTCGAGGACTTCAAGAAGGAATTCGAGGCTGCCGGAGTGTCAGTATTCGGCTCCGGATGGGTATGGCTGTCAAAAGACAAAGACGGCAAACTGTTCATAACCAAAGCTTCAAATGCAGAGAACCCTATGACGCAGGGACTGACACCACTGCTGACATTCGATGTGTGGGAACACGCATACTATATAGACTACCGCAACCGCAGGGCTGATGCTCTCAAGGAACTGTGGAAGATCGTTGACTGGGATATCGTTGCCAGCAGGTATATCTGA
- a CDS encoding transposase — protein sequence METTALSIKHISQMYCVNGKYFAEQYRNRISGYTEWREAELGCGFYFNANNIGPYMSLDETCLSNGEVWTFLTNKDGHGGRGTLAAAIPGTKSDEITTILIGAMGKSVRRRVKEVTCDLSPSMMLIAAEVFYNAHVVNDRFHVQQVYNEAVDEIRIDIRRQLIAKDNSRDKSEPPITYSNGETMRQILARSKHTLMMSQNKWTDIQRHRANILFRHYPILKAAYHLAMELRQIFNAKISPTKAMGRMNKWYEKVMALGNNNFRSVIKTFKNHAPTILNYFRRRATNASAEAFNSKVKIFRSQMRGVRDRDFFIFRLVKLYA from the coding sequence GTGGAGACGACGGCATTGTCGATTAAGCATATATCGCAGATGTACTGCGTCAACGGCAAATATTTTGCCGAACAGTATCGCAACAGGATAAGCGGTTATACCGAATGGCGTGAGGCCGAACTCGGTTGCGGCTTCTACTTCAACGCTAACAATATCGGCCCGTACATGAGTCTTGACGAAACCTGCCTGAGCAACGGCGAGGTATGGACTTTCCTCACGAACAAGGACGGACACGGTGGCCGTGGGACGCTGGCGGCGGCCATCCCCGGCACAAAGAGCGATGAGATAACCACAATCCTCATCGGAGCCATGGGTAAATCGGTCAGACGCCGGGTAAAAGAAGTGACCTGCGATCTGTCGCCCTCGATGATGCTGATAGCCGCCGAGGTATTCTACAACGCCCACGTCGTTAACGACCGCTTCCATGTGCAGCAGGTCTATAACGAGGCTGTCGACGAAATTCGCATAGACATCCGCCGACAGCTCATTGCCAAAGACAACAGCCGTGACAAATCAGAGCCTCCAATTACATATTCCAACGGCGAGACCATGCGCCAGATCCTTGCCCGCAGCAAGCACACACTGATGATGTCGCAGAACAAATGGACTGACATACAGCGTCATCGCGCAAACATTCTGTTCAGACACTATCCGATACTGAAAGCTGCATACCATCTGGCTATGGAACTGCGCCAAATCTTCAACGCAAAGATATCACCCACCAAAGCAATGGGTCGGATGAACAAGTGGTATGAAAAAGTAATGGCATTGGGCAACAACAACTTCCGCTCTGTCATCAAGACGTTCAAGAACCACGCCCCGACTATCCTCAATTATTTCCGACGTCGCGCAACTAATGCCTCGGCCGAAGCATTCAACTCCAAAGTCAAAATCTTCCGTTCGCAGATGCGTGGGGTCCGTGACCGTGATTTCTTTATCTTCCGACTCGTCAAGCTATACGCCTGA
- a CDS encoding transposase family protein, whose product MKTADAFWQFLPEGLDELFEMVKFEKTDQSYDIWLDEKKKLSDEDFRNPNIVARGYTDYVTVQDYPMRGRPVFLHMRKNKWWDKKTNEIFSYNLELPNEERTRLSAEFVAFLKDEGGDDGIVD is encoded by the coding sequence ATGAAAACCGCAGATGCATTTTGGCAATTCCTGCCAGAAGGATTGGACGAACTGTTTGAGATGGTCAAGTTTGAAAAGACAGACCAGTCCTACGACATATGGCTTGACGAGAAGAAGAAACTGTCGGATGAGGATTTCCGCAATCCGAACATTGTGGCACGTGGATACACGGATTACGTTACAGTGCAGGACTATCCGATGCGCGGCAGACCGGTGTTCCTGCACATGCGCAAGAACAAATGGTGGGACAAAAAGACCAACGAGATATTCTCATATAACCTGGAACTGCCCAACGAGGAGAGGACACGACTCAGCGCCGAGTTCGTGGCTTTTTTAAAAGACGAAGGTGGAGACGACGGCATTGTCGATTAA
- a CDS encoding site-specific integrase, producing the protein MASIKVKFRHSSIAGKEGSIYYQIIHQRHVLQVNANYRILSEEWDEKRSMIICRTGSDRYDQLSSTREKIRLDIERLSKIIRELDLRGISYTAEDIVDNFEHYSREYSLFNYMLTQISTLKQRGKVRTAETYKAAFNSLRKFCNDDCIMLDAITSEMMEAYESSLQANGNTPNTTSLYMRILRAVYNRAVENEIIENRHPFRHVYTGVEKTTKRALPIHIMKKIRSLDLSRYPQTDYARDMFLMSFFLRGMSFIDMAFLRKTDLNHGYISYRRHKTGQALKIKWTKDMQHLLEKYPENPTDYLLPILTKTGIDERRAYRNISYNINHQLKKIAELVKADIPLTLYVARHSWASAAKAKGIPLSVISEGMGHDSETTTQIYLASLDTSVIDKANSIIIKSL; encoded by the coding sequence ATGGCATCAATAAAAGTGAAATTCAGACATTCCTCCATTGCCGGGAAAGAAGGCTCTATCTACTATCAGATCATTCACCAACGACATGTGCTTCAGGTGAACGCCAACTACAGAATCCTTTCTGAAGAATGGGACGAAAAAAGATCTATGATAATATGCCGTACAGGCTCAGATCGTTACGACCAACTATCCTCCACAAGAGAAAAGATACGTCTTGACATCGAACGTCTAAGCAAAATAATACGTGAACTTGATCTCAGAGGCATATCATACACAGCCGAAGATATCGTTGATAATTTCGAGCACTATTCGCGCGAATACAGCCTGTTCAACTATATGCTCACACAGATATCCACTCTGAAACAACGTGGCAAAGTACGCACAGCCGAAACATATAAAGCCGCATTCAACAGCCTAAGAAAATTCTGTAATGACGACTGCATAATGCTTGATGCCATTACATCCGAGATGATGGAAGCATACGAATCCAGCCTACAGGCAAACGGCAATACACCAAACACCACATCATTATACATGCGCATACTGCGTGCCGTCTACAACCGCGCTGTGGAAAACGAAATCATCGAAAACCGCCATCCGTTCCGCCACGTCTATACTGGGGTGGAAAAAACCACTAAGCGTGCGCTCCCTATCCACATCATGAAAAAGATCAGATCTCTTGACCTCAGCAGATATCCTCAGACCGACTATGCCAGAGACATGTTCTTGATGAGTTTCTTCCTAAGAGGCATGAGCTTTATCGATATGGCATTTCTGCGCAAGACAGATCTCAACCACGGATACATATCCTACCGTCGCCACAAGACAGGACAGGCTCTAAAGATCAAATGGACCAAGGACATGCAACACCTACTGGAAAAATATCCTGAAAATCCTACCGATTACCTCCTACCGATACTCACAAAAACAGGAATTGACGAAAGGCGCGCCTACCGCAACATATCCTACAATATCAATCATCAGCTTAAGAAAATTGCAGAATTGGTCAAAGCCGACATCCCTCTCACACTCTACGTAGCTCGGCACAGTTGGGCTTCAGCTGCCAAAGCTAAAGGTATACCCCTATCAGTGATCAGTGAGGGTATGGGGCACGACTCGGAGACCACCACCCAGATATACCTCGCAAGCCTCGACACCTCAGTCATTGACAAAGCCAACTCCATTATTATCAAATCATTATAA
- a CDS encoding GNAT family N-acetyltransferase, whose translation MLETDRLILRQWSDNDLAPFSEINRNKEVMEHFPSILTHEETVKFYKRIVSEFSEFGIGLYALELKSDGKFIGYTGFHHFDFDAEFAPGIEIGWRLDSRYWNHGYATEAAKACLDYARKRRLFSLVYSFTALCNHRSERVMQKIGMQPIGRFQHPALPDGHHLKEHILYNIEL comes from the coding sequence ATGCTCGAAACCGACCGACTCATTCTACGCCAATGGTCTGATAACGACCTTGCCCCTTTTTCTGAAATCAACAGGAACAAGGAAGTTATGGAACACTTCCCCAGCATCCTAACTCACGAAGAAACAGTAAAGTTCTATAAACGCATTGTTTCAGAATTTTCCGAATTCGGAATCGGATTATATGCGCTGGAATTGAAATCAGATGGCAAATTCATCGGTTATACCGGATTCCACCATTTTGATTTTGATGCAGAATTCGCTCCCGGCATAGAGATCGGATGGAGGCTCGACAGCAGATATTGGAATCACGGATATGCCACCGAGGCAGCAAAAGCCTGTCTTGATTATGCTCGGAAAAGGAGACTGTTCAGTCTCGTCTACTCATTCACAGCATTATGCAATCACAGGTCAGAACGAGTCATGCAGAAAATCGGAATGCAGCCCATAGGCAGATTCCAGCATCCCGCCCTCCCTGACGGACATCATCTGAAGGAGCACATTCTGTATAATATAGAATTGTGA
- a CDS encoding DJ-1/PfpI family protein, with protein sequence MSNEILYILLPDYAAHEAVYLSQAIASDEFALKQNPKYINKTVAPTFEPIKSIGGFTTLPDYSFETMPGDYAALVLIGGFGWSTPVAEQIVPIIRQAIEKGKIIGAICNGASFMAKHGFLNSVKHTGNGPEQLKLWGGDNYTNPDGYIHAQAIKDKNIVTANGSAALEFAKELLLLLENDSPERVEMYYQFNKQGLCSLLYN encoded by the coding sequence ATGAGCAACGAAATTTTATATATCCTATTGCCAGACTATGCCGCACACGAAGCAGTGTATCTTTCTCAAGCTATTGCCTCTGATGAATTTGCACTGAAACAAAATCCGAAATACATCAATAAGACCGTAGCTCCGACATTCGAACCGATTAAGTCCATAGGTGGATTCACTACCCTACCCGATTATTCATTTGAAACCATGCCAGGCGATTACGCCGCATTGGTGCTTATCGGCGGGTTCGGATGGAGTACGCCTGTTGCAGAACAGATCGTGCCTATTATTAGGCAAGCCATTGAAAAGGGCAAGATTATCGGTGCGATATGCAACGGGGCTTCATTCATGGCAAAACACGGATTCCTCAATTCCGTCAAGCACACAGGCAACGGTCCGGAACAACTGAAACTCTGGGGCGGCGACAATTACACCAATCCCGACGGATATATCCACGCCCAGGCAATCAAAGATAAGAATATCGTGACAGCAAACGGCTCGGCAGCCCTTGAATTTGCAAAAGAGTTGCTACTGTTGCTTGAAAACGATTCTCCGGAGCGCGTTGAAATGTACTATCAGTTCAACAAGCAAGGTCTTTGTTCACTTCTTTACAATTAA
- a CDS encoding winged helix-turn-helix transcriptional regulator, with protein MAKKLDYEYCKAAPMLEWLGNKWTLVVLVKISENGPIRFNELYRNIPSISEKVLAQVLRQLTADGLIRRELFADVPPRTEYSVTDFGRTLLPHVTGLINWGRDNFDTIMSNRQKE; from the coding sequence ATGGCAAAAAAATTAGACTACGAATACTGCAAGGCAGCCCCGATGCTCGAATGGCTCGGCAACAAGTGGACATTGGTGGTTCTCGTTAAGATCTCCGAGAACGGACCGATACGCTTCAACGAGCTGTATCGCAACATCCCATCGATATCAGAGAAAGTGCTGGCGCAGGTACTCAGACAGCTTACCGCCGACGGCTTAATCCGCCGTGAGTTGTTCGCCGATGTGCCACCACGGACCGAATATTCTGTGACCGACTTCGGCAGAACTCTTCTCCCACATGTGACGGGACTCATAAACTGGGGACGAGACAATTTCGACACAATAATGTCAAACCGACAAAAAGAATGA